The genome window AAGCAATGGGTGTAATGTGATCAATAAATAGGGTCAGAACTAAATTAAATTTTGCTATAAAAAAGGGCTGAAAAATTAAATTTTCAGCCCTTTGTTTAGCAATAAACTAAATTACAGTTCAGCGTTATGATAAATATTTTGTACATCATCACTGTCATTTAACATTGCCATGAATTTTTCAAATGCAGCAATATCATCTTCATCGGTAATGGCTTTATAATCTTGTGGGATCCAAGTGATCTCTTCCATTTCAAAAGTAATGTCAGGCATTTCTTCTGATAAAGCTGTTTTTACTTTAAAAAATTCAGTATGCGGTGCAAATACACTGATCAAACCTTCTTCTAGTTCAACATCAGTAACGTCAACATCAGCCATCATTAACAGCTCTAGAATTGCATCTTCATCATCGCCTTTAAATACGAATAATGCTTGATGATCAAACATAAAAGAAGCGGAACCTGGGCCACCAATTTTTGAATTGGTTTTAGTGAATGCCTGGCGTACATCTTTAATCGTACGATTAGTATTGTCGGTTAAACAATCGACAATAACCATGCAACCACCAGGGCCAAAACCTTCATAACGTGCAGGCTCGTAGTTTTCACCACCAGCACCGCTAGCTTTGTCGATTGCATTTTGAATTACGTGCGTAGGAACTTGATCTTTTTTGGCTTTATCAATGATGCGACGCAACGCTAAGTTACCATCTGGGTCTAAACCACCATTTTTGGCAATTACGTAAATTTCTTTACCGTACTTTGAATAAACTTTAGTTTTTTGTCCCGCCGTTTTTGCCATGTCGGCTTTACGGTTTTGGTAAGCTCTGCCCATCTTAATCTGCTCTTATAAATTTTAAATGTGGATGATTTTATCAATAATAATGCGAATTATACCACTAGCTTTCAACATAGCTCAAAATTATTGTATTAAATACTCAGTTACTTGATTAAATAGGGACGCAATTACTGATTTTCAAGGCTTATGCCTAAACCGAAATTTAATTTAGAGCTGACCCTATTTATTTTTTTGTTGGTAAATTTTTTCAAAATCACTGAGCATTATTTCTGAATCAATGCTTGGTATGGCCATAGGATCGGTTTGTACCGGTTTGAATATCGCTTGGATTTGGCCGTGTGGGTTCGTTAACACAATGGATGCACTGTGATTGACTAAATAATATTCATCACTGGTATCTTCAACAATGCCGTACATTAGGCCTAAACTGCGGGCAAAGGGAAATAACACTTCATGGCCGGCACGAAGGGCAAAAAATTCTTCATTGAAATAGCGTATATAACTGTTCAGTTTTACTTGAGTATCACGCTTAGGATCAGCTGTAACTAACGCAACTTGAACATTATTAGCGGTAATTTCTTTAAGTTGTGGATAAATATAATTCAACTCTTGTAATGTTACCGGGCACACATCGGGGCATGATGTATAACCAAAAAAGAACAACGTCCATTTTCCTTTTAGTTGCTCGTTAGTAAATGCGTTGCCATGATGATCAGTAAGCTCAAAGCCTGGGATAGTACGAGGCTGTTGATACATTAAAGCATGCTCAGGCTGTTGGTTATTAAAATGGTGTTGGTATACAAATGCACCTATGGCTGTTGAAGCAACAGCCAAGATCAGTATTAATAGCTTATTCATAGTGTGTGAAAGTATCCCTAACCGGCCGGCAAAATGTAATGGTCTGCTAACAGCACAACAAACAGCACCATTAAATGCACAATAGAAAAACGGAAAGTTTTCATTGCGGTATCTTTTTCGGCATTAAACTTTAATTTCCATGCATAGGCGAAAAATGTGAGGTTTAACCCACAAGCGCCAACTAGATAAATCCAGCCACTCATGCCGACTAAATAAGGCATTAAGCCAACAATAAATAATAAAATTGTATACAGCAATATTTGAGTTTTGGTAAAAGTAATTCCGTGGGTTACTGGTAGCATTGGAATGTTCACCTTGGCATAGTCGTCGCGGCGATGAATTGCAAGTGCCCAAAAATGTGGCGGTGTCCACACAAAGACCAATAACACCAATAACAATGCATGCGGATGAACTTCATTGGTCATTGCCGTCCAACCTAACAGTGGTGGTATTGCACCAGCTAAACCACCAATGGTGATGTTTTGCGGGGTCGCTCGTTTTAAATACATAGTATAAATTACCGAGTATCCAACTAAACCAGAAAACGTCAACCAAGCGGTTAACGGGTTAACTAACGCATAGAGCATAACGAAACCAATAATTGATAATGCACTGGCAAAGATGATTGCGTTTTTATTACTAATACGGCCATTGGGGAGTGGACGGTTATGGGTGCGCGCCATAATGGCATCAATTTTTTGATCAACAATATGGTTTATCGCAGCTGAAGCCGATGATAATAAACCTATACCTAACATTGCTGGCAAAAGAATTTGCCAAGGAATTGCTCCAGGAACAGATAAGCTCATGCCGACTAACGCTGTTAACACCAATAAAGCGACAACTTTAGGTTTGGTTATTTCGTAATATTCGCGCCAAGAAACTGGGCTAGTATCTATCGCATCGATTGTATCTACGCTTGCTTTACTCATCTTGGCTCCTAAATTTTTCGTCTTAAGCTATAGCTTAAAGTGATCATGCTTAACATTAGCAGTGCGGCCACAACGTTGTGACTTACGGCAACTGGCAGCGGTAAAGTAAATACAATATTGCTCACGCCAAGGGCAACTTGGCAGGTTAATATAAAGCCAATAAATAGTGCGTTTTTCTTGAAAAAACTTGATTGTGCATTGCTAAACACACTAAACGCTAACCAAGCAAGGTAAAGCGTGGTAACGATCGCGCCAATGCGATGCATGGCATGAATAGTGATGCGTTCAGCGTGACTTAAAAAACCAAATTCGTAGGTTTCACGCTCCGGCGGTATTAAATCAAATGAATTGGTAAAGGTAAGTTGTTCCATCCAACCATCCTGACAAATGGGCAGCTGTGTACAAACCAGTGCCGCATAGTTACTCGACGTCCAACCGCCAAGCGCAATTTGTAGTGTTAAAATAGCGATACCAATAAAAGCAAAAACCTGATATTTGCGTAAGTTGTAATCTTCGCTGGGGACCCGGTAAGGAGACAGACGCAGGTACAATAAATACAATAAGCATAAGGTGACAAAACCGCCCAGCAAGTGTCCCATCACTACAATAGGCATAAGCTTCATCGTTACTGTCCACATGCCAAGTGCAGCCTGAAATATCACCGTACATACCAGAATTAACGGTAAAAATAACGGTAAACCTTTATCACGATGTTTAAATGAAAAGATGAATATTGCCGCAATCAATAACCCTAACGTGCCGGCAAAGTATCGATGGATCATTTCATTCCATGCTTTTTCTGGTTCTACGGGACGTTCTGGGAATGCAGATTCAGCTATTGCTATTTTATCAGCAGTTTCAGGTACATCAATAAAACCATAACAGCCAGGCCAGTCAGGGCAACCTAAACCGGCATGAGTTAAACGGGTATAAGCGCCAAGGGTGATAACGACTAAGGCCAATAAAATGGCAACAAAGACTAATTTACGGGTGTTGGCGGCTTTGTTGGGAGCTTGTATAGAATTGTGCATTAGCCAATCCTCGAATATTTTAATAGCTTCTTCAAGTCACTTAACATAGCTTTGCCAAAGGCTGGAATATCCTCAACAGTTGCTGGTTGGGTGTAGGTTA of Thalassotalea fonticola contains these proteins:
- a CDS encoding YebC/PmpR family DNA-binding transcriptional regulator, with product MGRAYQNRKADMAKTAGQKTKVYSKYGKEIYVIAKNGGLDPDGNLALRRIIDKAKKDQVPTHVIQNAIDKASGAGGENYEPARYEGFGPGGCMVIVDCLTDNTNRTIKDVRQAFTKTNSKIGGPGSASFMFDHQALFVFKGDDEDAILELLMMADVDVTDVELEEGLISVFAPHTEFFKVKTALSEEMPDITFEMEEITWIPQDYKAITDEDDIAAFEKFMAMLNDSDDVQNIYHNAEL
- a CDS encoding SCO family protein, with the translated sequence MNKLLILILAVASTAIGAFVYQHHFNNQQPEHALMYQQPRTIPGFELTDHHGNAFTNEQLKGKWTLFFFGYTSCPDVCPVTLQELNYIYPQLKEITANNVQVALVTADPKRDTQVKLNSYIRYFNEEFFALRAGHEVLFPFARSLGLMYGIVEDTSDEYYLVNHSASIVLTNPHGQIQAIFKPVQTDPMAIPSIDSEIMLSDFEKIYQQKNK
- the cyoE gene encoding heme o synthase; amino-acid sequence: MSKASVDTIDAIDTSPVSWREYYEITKPKVVALLVLTALVGMSLSVPGAIPWQILLPAMLGIGLLSSASAAINHIVDQKIDAIMARTHNRPLPNGRISNKNAIIFASALSIIGFVMLYALVNPLTAWLTFSGLVGYSVIYTMYLKRATPQNITIGGLAGAIPPLLGWTAMTNEVHPHALLLVLLVFVWTPPHFWALAIHRRDDYAKVNIPMLPVTHGITFTKTQILLYTILLFIVGLMPYLVGMSGWIYLVGACGLNLTFFAYAWKLKFNAEKDTAMKTFRFSIVHLMVLFVVLLADHYILPAG
- a CDS encoding COX15/CtaA family protein — protein: MHNSIQAPNKAANTRKLVFVAILLALVVITLGAYTRLTHAGLGCPDWPGCYGFIDVPETADKIAIAESAFPERPVEPEKAWNEMIHRYFAGTLGLLIAAIFIFSFKHRDKGLPLFLPLILVCTVIFQAALGMWTVTMKLMPIVVMGHLLGGFVTLCLLYLLYLRLSPYRVPSEDYNLRKYQVFAFIGIAILTLQIALGGWTSSNYAALVCTQLPICQDGWMEQLTFTNSFDLIPPERETYEFGFLSHAERITIHAMHRIGAIVTTLYLAWLAFSVFSNAQSSFFKKNALFIGFILTCQVALGVSNIVFTLPLPVAVSHNVVAALLMLSMITLSYSLRRKI